TTTcattttataaaattattataatcaaaactaagtgctaaacatGGAAGGGTCACATTAGCAATAGCCAAAAAATATAAATATGGCACAAAACTATAAATATGACAAATTCACTTAAGAGATGAATCAATAGCACTAGGATGAAGAATAAGGACCATACCTACTGAGAGTCTGGGGATTATCTTCCCTatgttggaaaggaaatattGTATAGTATTTCAgaattaagaactattaagaataaTAGCAATAGAATCAATCTGAGTGCTAAAACTGTAAGGGTCAGACCTATAAGAAACAGAAAAGTAAATGTATATATAACTAAAGGTAAGACTAAGTACAGAGGTAAAATCAAATTCAAATgaagatacatttttttattttataaaatATCTCAAAGTTAAATCTTGGTGGTAAGCTGGTTATAACAAGGACTTAAAAATAGTCCCTATATAGTGGCTATCCTTATCCCTACCATGGTCATTACTGATACTGCACAACAAAGCAAAGAAATACATCTTTGCTTTATGGGTTAGTAATGTAATATCTCTAGGGCACAATTAACACAGCACTTTAGATTTTGATGCTACTTACAAGTACATGCCTGTTAATGAATTACAAGCACAAAGATAAATTTGTTTAATATTGTACAGTACAATGCTGGTTTGGGTGACTGTAGGAATATTCAACCTCTGGTAAAAAGAATAGGAGACATTAAAGATTAACAATGaatattctttaaaaaataagATTTGGCAGAATATAATTTTGATTCAAAATACAGTATGCAAATTTATAGATTGTAGTACAGTATTTTATTGACAGTGCTCCTTATTTATTATCAAACATATAAAAAACTGCCCTTTTCACAAGAGAGCAAATAACACAACAGCATTTTTCCTCTCAAATGATAGTAGAGAAAACAGCAGTATACTTAAACTATCCTCACCAAAGTGACAAGCCACAACCTGCTACTTCCCCACTTAATGATAAGTTTATATATACACAACAGTGGGGGTCAATGTAGCATAAGTGAACATCACTAATCAACTCTCATTCCTGGTtttgtatcacacacacacacacacacattcgcacaaaaaaaaatccttagGGTCCTGTCTGTACAGTTGCAACATTCCTGCAAGGAACAGCATGAATGACATACAATACACAGATACAGTATGGGATCATATTCCAGAAATGAAAACCAGCCCCTAACCCTATATAGCGAAACTGCAAAGCTAAGTTTGCTGTTTTTTACGTTAATTTCTTTGCCTTCTGGTACAAAACGTCTACAACTTTCTCCATTGCCTTAATGGTATCAAGAGCATGCTCATAAGTTTTATCCTTGGTAACAGGGTCCCAAACAATCAATACTCCAGCACCCTGATCAAGAATACCAGTCAATTTTGAATCTAAAATCATCTGAGAGAGTTTACGCTCAACAGCATCCTGTTGTAAACCTATGGTTTCACTAACATAAGCTACCTGTACCTTACTGTATGGCTCGATGATTCTGCACAAATTCTGCTCTAACATATTATCATATAGTGTGTTTAAATGAGCTTTCACAATCATGTCTCCTTCCAGTTCATCCTTATACTTATTAAGTGTTGTTTTAAAGTCAGCCAAAGACCGCTTACTGCTTGCCGAAGCAATGCCTTTCATTGCATCCACGTGACTTCCACTGTGCCGCAATGCCAACTTCCCACTTACAATGTTGTGGACATCCTCTGGACACTGGAGCATGATTTTTGATAGCAACATGTATTTTAATGCAGTAAGTGCCTTTGGGCTGTCAATACTATCGTATCCTTCAAATGCTTCGTAATAATATGAAAAAGCGGTCTTAAAATCTTTTTCTTCTGCAGCATGAAGAATGCCAGATTGCAGATCGAGAGCAGCTTGAAGCTTTGGGGGACAATATAGAGCATTTGCAGTTGTACGTGCTGAAGTTAAGGCAGCACGGGCTTTAGGCAAGTTACCCAATGCATGATATGTTTTACTTTCCCATAACTGTACTTCTACCAGAAGGTTCTTGTCATCTAATTTTTTCAGTTCTTTTAAGAGCTGAGAACCTAAAGCAAGGGCAtctgtgtactgctgtgtgtcATAAAAAAGAGCCACCAATCTGGCTTCTAATGACTGTCGTAGGAAGGTACGCCGCTCAATTTTTGACCATTCAATATTGTCCCTGCACACTTCGACTTCTAAACCTGTTGTAGCTTCCATGTCAAGGAACATATCTACCATCGTCCTCACTAGCTTGGCAGCTTTGGCTTTGGAGATCTGGGAAAGAAAAGGTCGAGTGTCCTTGATAAGCTGAGCCAACTGGTGGGCCTGCCCTGCTTTCTTGTACTGCTCAGCCAGTGACATGATTCCTGCCTCTCTTGTTGCCACATCATCTTCCTCCTCAGAGTCTGTAAAGGAATTACTTTGTTAGCAAAACAGTAAACCACTACTGTCCCTTAGTTTAAGCTATATTTTAGAGAATTAACCATTAATGAGACGTATCTGTTACAATACCTTTATTCACTG
This genomic stretch from Cherax quadricarinatus isolate ZL_2023a chromosome 45, ASM3850222v1, whole genome shotgun sequence harbors:
- the Rpn6 gene encoding 26S proteasome non-ATPase regulatory subunit 11, which codes for MAAATLVERAPAISLSKMEIDASTLNNIDSEEEDDVATREAGIMSLAEQYKKAGQAHQLAQLIKDTRPFLSQISKAKAAKLVRTMVDMFLDMEATTGLEVEVCRDNIEWSKIERRTFLRQSLEARLVALFYDTQQYTDALALGSQLLKELKKLDDKNLLVEVQLWESKTYHALGNLPKARAALTSARTTANALYCPPKLQAALDLQSGILHAAEEKDFKTAFSYYYEAFEGYDSIDSPKALTALKYMLLSKIMLQCPEDVHNIVSGKLALRHSGSHVDAMKGIASASSKRSLADFKTTLNKYKDELEGDMIVKAHLNTLYDNMLEQNLCRIIEPYSKVQVAYVSETIGLQQDAVERKLSQMILDSKLTGILDQGAGVLIVWDPVTKDKTYEHALDTIKAMEKVVDVLYQKAKKLT